Proteins found in one Paenibacillus sp. FSL R10-2782 genomic segment:
- a CDS encoding S8 family peptidase, producing MERKVHIIPYQVIKQEQQVNEIPRGVELIQAPAVWSRARGQGVKVAVLDTGCDADHPDLKERIIGGRNFTDDDDSDPNIFTDYNGHGTHVAGTIAAAENGDGVVGVAPEADLLIIKVLNKQGSGQYDWIIQGIHYAIEQKADIISMSLGGPEDVPELHEAVQKAVANQILVVCAAGNEGDGDDRTDELGYPGCYNEVISVGAVNFDRHASDFSNSNNEVDLVAPGEDILSTVPGGKYATFSGTSMATPHVAGALALIKQLANASFERNLTEPELYAQLIKRTIPLGHSAKLEGNGLLYLTAVEELSRIFDSQRVAGILSAGSLHVK from the coding sequence ATGGAACGTAAAGTGCATATCATTCCTTACCAAGTGATCAAGCAGGAGCAACAGGTGAATGAAATACCGCGAGGGGTGGAACTGATTCAGGCCCCTGCGGTGTGGAGCCGAGCCCGAGGCCAGGGAGTGAAGGTGGCAGTACTGGATACGGGCTGTGATGCGGACCATCCTGATTTGAAGGAACGCATTATTGGTGGCCGGAACTTCACGGATGATGATGACAGTGATCCAAACATTTTCACGGATTACAACGGTCACGGTACGCATGTAGCAGGCACAATCGCGGCAGCAGAAAATGGAGATGGTGTGGTGGGTGTCGCCCCGGAGGCGGATTTGCTCATTATCAAGGTCCTGAACAAGCAAGGCTCCGGTCAATACGACTGGATCATTCAGGGCATTCATTATGCGATTGAGCAAAAAGCAGACATCATCTCGATGTCGCTTGGCGGCCCCGAGGATGTGCCTGAGCTTCATGAAGCGGTGCAGAAGGCGGTAGCGAACCAAATTTTGGTCGTCTGCGCAGCAGGTAATGAGGGAGACGGTGACGACAGAACGGACGAACTGGGCTATCCCGGCTGCTATAACGAGGTGATCAGCGTAGGCGCTGTAAACTTTGACAGACATGCTTCCGATTTCAGCAACTCCAATAATGAGGTGGATTTGGTTGCGCCGGGAGAAGATATTCTGTCTACCGTTCCGGGCGGCAAATATGCGACCTTCAGCGGTACTTCAATGGCTACCCCGCATGTAGCAGGTGCTTTGGCACTGATTAAGCAGTTGGCGAACGCGAGCTTTGAACGGAATCTCACCGAGCCGGAGCTATACGCCCAACTGATCAAACGCACCATTCCACTCGGCCATTCTGCCAAGCTGGAAGGCAACGGGCTGTTGTACTTGACGGCAGTCGAGGAGCTTTCCCGTATTTTCGACTCTCAGCGTGTAGCAGGAATACTGAGCGCAGGATCATTACATGTTAAATAA